In one window of Agromyces badenianii DNA:
- the erpA gene encoding iron-sulfur cluster insertion protein ErpA, translating to MSDTITETAHGVKLSDPAADKVRSLLEQEGRDDLRLRVAVQPGGCSGLIYQLYFDERLLDGDAVVDFEGVEVVVDKMSVPYLDGASIDFEDTIQKQGFTIDNPNAQGSCACGDSFH from the coding sequence ATGAGCGACACGATCACCGAGACCGCGCACGGCGTGAAGCTGAGCGACCCCGCCGCCGACAAGGTGCGCAGCCTCCTCGAACAGGAGGGTCGCGACGACCTGCGACTCCGGGTCGCAGTGCAGCCCGGCGGCTGCTCCGGGCTCATCTACCAGCTCTATTTCGACGAGCGTCTGCTCGACGGCGACGCGGTCGTCGACTTCGAGGGTGTCGAGGTCGTCGTCGACAAGATGAGCGTTCCCTACCTCGACGGGGCGTCCATCGACTTCGAAGACACCATCCAGAAGCAGGGATTCACGATCGACAACCCCAACGCGCAGGGCAGCTGCGCATGCGGCGACTCGTTCCACTGA
- the coxB gene encoding cytochrome c oxidase subunit II: MRNNRRLRWAAIPIAASLSLVLAGCTQAQLNGFLPGFVEGEAPVTNHTERVSGLWVTSWIVLLVVGVITWGLTIWAVIAYRRRKGQTGLPVQLRYNMPIEVFYTIIPLILVLGFFAFTARDQAAIEQRFAEDDVDVKVEVIAKQWAWDFNYVNEDVYSPGIQGQLADEGPKGSLVQSELPTLVLPVGANVEIELESRDVIHSFWVVDFLYKKDMFPGKTNYMSFVPEREGTYAGKCAELCGEYHSLMLFNVEVVSQGEYDDYIESLRDAGQEGQLSNEYDRNQNLPGTGEPELKEEH; this comes from the coding sequence GTGCGCAACAATCGCCGTCTCCGATGGGCTGCAATCCCGATCGCAGCGTCGCTCAGTCTCGTCCTCGCAGGGTGCACGCAGGCTCAGTTGAATGGATTCCTCCCCGGATTCGTCGAGGGGGAGGCACCGGTCACGAACCACACCGAGCGCGTCTCCGGGCTCTGGGTCACCTCGTGGATCGTGCTGCTCGTCGTGGGTGTCATCACCTGGGGCCTCACGATCTGGGCCGTCATCGCCTACCGTCGCCGCAAGGGCCAGACCGGCCTTCCGGTGCAGTTGCGATACAACATGCCGATCGAGGTCTTCTACACGATCATCCCGCTGATCCTCGTGCTGGGCTTCTTCGCCTTCACGGCGCGCGACCAGGCGGCGATCGAGCAGCGCTTCGCCGAAGACGACGTCGACGTCAAGGTCGAGGTCATCGCCAAGCAGTGGGCCTGGGACTTCAACTACGTCAACGAAGACGTGTACTCGCCCGGCATCCAGGGTCAGCTCGCCGACGAGGGCCCCAAGGGTTCGCTCGTGCAGTCCGAACTCCCGACGCTCGTCCTGCCGGTCGGGGCGAACGTCGAGATCGAGCTCGAATCGCGCGACGTCATCCACTCGTTCTGGGTCGTGGACTTCCTGTACAAGAAAGACATGTTCCCGGGCAAGACCAACTACATGTCGTTCGTGCCCGAGCGCGAGGGCACCTATGCCGGCAAGTGCGCCGAGCTCTGCGGTGAGTACCACTCGCTCATGCTCTTCAACGTCGAAGTCGTCTCTCAGGGCGAGTACGACGACTACATCGAGTCGCTCCGCGATGCCGGCCAGGAGGGCCAGCTGTCGAACGAGTACGACCGCAACCAGAACCTGCCCGGAACGGGCGAGCCCGAACTGAAAGAGGAGCACTAA
- the ctaD gene encoding cytochrome c oxidase subunit I, translating to MSTTTAPARPSASTLPFGASKVERKGNVLVKWITSTDHKVIGYMYLITAFIYFCIGGVMALIIRAQLFEPGLEIIQTREQYNQLFTMHGTIMLLMFATPLFAGFANVLMPLQIGAPDVAFPRLNAFAYWLFNFGSLIAVAGFFTPQGAASFGWFAYQPLASTTFSPGVGGNLWMVGLGLSGFGTILGAVNFITTIITMRAPGMTMFRMPIFTWNTLVTSILVLMAFPVLAAAILAAAADRIFGAHVFDPANGGVILWQHLFWFFGHPEVYIIALPFFGIVSEIFPVFSRKPIFGYKTLIYATIAIAALSVTVWAHHMYVTGSVLLPFFALMTMLIAVPTGVKIFNWIGTMWRGSITFETPLIWSLGFLITFVFGGLTGVILASPPLDFHVSDTYFVVAHFHYVVFGTVVFAMFAGFYFWWPKWTGKMLNETLGKWHFWLLFIGFHTTFLIQHWLGVVAMPRRYYSYLPEDNITWMNQLSTIGAGILAVSMIPFFLNVYITARRAPKVTVNDPWGYGGSLEWATSCPPPRHNFTSIPRIRSERPAFDLNHPEAGIPVGIGPAKDAPQAPTYDAATEEIK from the coding sequence ATGAGCACCACGACCGCACCGGCTCGCCCCTCCGCGAGCACGCTTCCGTTCGGCGCTTCCAAGGTCGAACGCAAGGGCAACGTCCTCGTCAAGTGGATCACGTCCACCGACCACAAGGTCATCGGGTACATGTACCTGATCACCGCGTTCATCTACTTCTGCATCGGCGGCGTGATGGCGCTGATCATCAGGGCGCAGCTCTTCGAGCCGGGTCTCGAGATCATCCAGACGCGTGAGCAGTACAACCAGCTCTTCACGATGCACGGCACGATCATGCTGCTCATGTTCGCCACCCCGCTCTTCGCGGGCTTCGCCAACGTGCTCATGCCGCTCCAGATCGGCGCGCCCGACGTCGCGTTCCCGCGTCTGAACGCCTTCGCGTACTGGCTCTTCAACTTCGGTTCGCTGATCGCGGTCGCCGGCTTCTTCACCCCGCAGGGTGCCGCCTCGTTCGGATGGTTCGCCTATCAGCCACTCGCGTCGACGACGTTCTCACCAGGCGTCGGTGGCAACCTCTGGATGGTCGGCCTCGGCCTCTCGGGCTTCGGCACGATCCTCGGCGCGGTGAACTTCATCACCACGATCATCACGATGCGCGCGCCCGGCATGACGATGTTCCGCATGCCGATCTTCACGTGGAACACCCTCGTGACCTCGATCCTCGTGCTCATGGCCTTCCCGGTGCTGGCTGCCGCGATCCTGGCCGCTGCTGCCGACCGAATCTTCGGCGCACACGTGTTCGACCCCGCCAACGGCGGCGTCATCCTCTGGCAGCACCTCTTCTGGTTCTTCGGCCACCCCGAGGTCTACATCATCGCTCTGCCGTTCTTCGGCATCGTGTCCGAGATCTTCCCGGTCTTCAGCCGCAAGCCGATCTTCGGTTACAAGACCCTGATCTACGCGACGATCGCGATCGCCGCCCTGTCGGTCACCGTGTGGGCGCACCACATGTACGTCACCGGATCGGTGCTGCTGCCGTTCTTCGCCCTGATGACGATGCTCATCGCGGTGCCGACGGGCGTGAAGATCTTCAACTGGATCGGCACGATGTGGCGAGGATCGATCACCTTCGAGACTCCGCTCATCTGGTCGCTCGGCTTCCTCATCACCTTCGTCTTCGGTGGTCTCACCGGCGTGATCCTCGCGTCTCCGCCGCTCGACTTCCACGTGTCCGACACGTACTTCGTCGTCGCCCACTTCCACTACGTCGTCTTCGGCACCGTCGTGTTCGCGATGTTCGCCGGCTTCTACTTCTGGTGGCCCAAGTGGACCGGCAAGATGCTGAACGAGACGCTCGGAAAGTGGCACTTCTGGCTGCTGTTCATCGGCTTCCACACCACCTTCCTCATCCAGCACTGGCTCGGTGTGGTCGCGATGCCTCGCCGGTACTACTCGTACCTGCCTGAAGACAACATCACCTGGATGAACCAGCTGTCGACGATCGGTGCCGGCATCCTGGCAGTCTCGATGATCCCGTTCTTCCTGAACGTGTACATCACGGCTCGTCGCGCGCCGAAGGTCACGGTCAACGACCCCTGGGGTTACGGCGGATCGCTCGAGTGGGCGACCAGCTGCCCGCCGCCGCGCCACAACTTCACGTCGATCCCGCGCATCCGCTCGGAGCGCCCTGCGTTCGACCTGAACCACCCCGAGGCCGGCATCCCGGTCGGCATCGGACCGGCGAAGGACGCCCCGCAAGCGCCCACGTATGACGCCGCGACGGAGGAGATCAAGTAA
- a CDS encoding cytochrome c oxidase subunit 4 translates to MRANVNLFWILTVFLAIVATVYGFWSAAESPIGQPEWAGMISISLTAVLSAFIAFYLGRVHKAQGAELPEDRLDANIDDGDAELGFFSPWSWWPIMLAGAAALMFLGLAIGVWICFIAVGLGLISLVGWVYEYYRGNFAR, encoded by the coding sequence ATGCGCGCCAACGTCAACCTCTTCTGGATCCTGACGGTCTTCCTGGCGATCGTCGCTACGGTCTACGGCTTCTGGTCGGCGGCCGAGTCCCCGATCGGGCAGCCCGAGTGGGCCGGCATGATCTCGATCTCGCTCACGGCCGTGCTCAGCGCCTTCATCGCGTTCTACCTCGGTCGAGTGCACAAGGCTCAGGGTGCAGAGCTGCCCGAAGACCGCCTCGATGCGAACATCGACGACGGTGACGCCGAGCTCGGCTTCTTCAGCCCGTGGAGCTGGTGGCCGATCATGCTGGCCGGCGCGGCTGCACTGATGTTCCTCGGTCTCGCGATCGGAGTCTGGATCTGCTTCATCGCCGTCGGGCTCGGACTCATCAGTCTCGTCGGCTGGGTGTACGAGTACTACCGCGGAAACTTCGCCCGCTGA
- a CDS encoding dihydrofolate reductase family protein: MGKVVMYSSVSVDGFVADENDQPGPLFDWLLSGDVPLDESGEVKVSQTSYDYTRPYWDQIGATIVGRHVFDMTDGWDGKPPGGVDHVVVVTHRPKPEGWDPEAPFHFVDGVEAAVAKAQELAGDRIVEVAAGDVGGQVLAAGLVDEVRMDVVPVVFGSGKRYFGSVHAQHFLEDPDVVIQGSRVLHLRYQVRR, from the coding sequence GTGGGCAAGGTGGTCATGTACAGCTCGGTGTCGGTAGACGGCTTCGTCGCGGACGAGAACGACCAGCCCGGACCGCTGTTCGACTGGTTGCTCAGCGGTGACGTCCCGTTGGACGAGAGCGGCGAAGTGAAGGTGTCGCAGACGTCCTACGACTACACCCGGCCGTACTGGGATCAGATCGGGGCGACAATCGTCGGCCGCCACGTCTTCGACATGACGGACGGCTGGGACGGGAAGCCTCCGGGCGGGGTCGACCACGTGGTCGTCGTGACGCACCGGCCGAAGCCCGAAGGCTGGGACCCAGAGGCGCCGTTTCACTTCGTCGACGGCGTCGAGGCAGCGGTGGCCAAGGCGCAGGAGCTCGCGGGTGACCGCATCGTCGAGGTCGCCGCTGGCGACGTCGGTGGCCAGGTGCTTGCCGCGGGCCTGGTCGACGAGGTGCGGATGGACGTCGTACCCGTCGTCTTCGGGTCCGGCAAGCGCTACTTCGGGTCAGTCCACGCACAGCACTTCTTGGAGGATCCCGACGTGGTGATTCAGGGCAGCCGGGTGCTTCACCTGCGCTATCAGGTTCGCCGTTGA
- a CDS encoding methyltransferase domain-containing protein, which produces MSIDSTWLRCPNCFHDLEPLTDRVLGCSLGHRFDVSKHQSVTLLPPRAPRTIGDDRQMLEARARLLDSGAYAPIADALVDGMGEGLRGSTSPSSRRAAHGSADATRVVDLGCGTGYYAGELERATPGASVLLTDRSPTAVRMAMRAAPGSTGVVLDLWRPLPVRDAVADVAVNVFAPRNPPEFARIVRPHGLLLVVVPTATHFTELRRLGAALDIPDGKADLVTEQFTGAGFTPLQTTRVEYELITDLGMRELLVDMGPAAHHRREGDAPDGELAVTVSVDVVAFTRV; this is translated from the coding sequence ATGTCGATCGATTCGACCTGGTTGCGGTGCCCGAACTGCTTTCACGACCTCGAGCCGCTCACCGACCGCGTGCTCGGATGCTCACTCGGGCACCGCTTCGACGTGTCCAAGCACCAGAGCGTGACACTGCTCCCGCCACGAGCGCCGCGCACGATCGGCGATGATCGCCAGATGCTCGAGGCACGAGCGAGACTTCTGGATTCCGGCGCCTACGCACCGATCGCCGACGCTCTTGTCGATGGGATGGGCGAAGGGCTGCGAGGTTCGACTTCTCCTAGCTCCCGCAGGGCGGCGCACGGCTCGGCGGATGCGACGAGAGTCGTCGATCTCGGTTGCGGCACGGGCTACTACGCGGGTGAGCTGGAGCGTGCCACGCCAGGCGCATCCGTGCTGCTCACCGATCGCTCCCCCACCGCTGTACGCATGGCCATGCGAGCCGCACCCGGCTCGACGGGAGTCGTGCTCGACCTCTGGCGGCCACTCCCTGTGCGGGACGCCGTTGCCGATGTCGCCGTCAACGTCTTCGCGCCGCGCAATCCGCCCGAGTTCGCGCGCATCGTGCGTCCCCACGGTCTTCTTCTCGTCGTCGTGCCGACTGCGACGCACTTCACGGAGTTGCGACGGCTCGGCGCAGCGCTCGACATCCCCGACGGCAAAGCCGATCTCGTGACCGAGCAGTTCACCGGAGCCGGCTTCACCCCGCTGCAGACGACGAGAGTCGAGTACGAACTCATCACCGACCTCGGCATGCGGGAGCTTCTGGTCGACATGGGACCGGCCGCGCATCATCGCAGGGAGGGTGACGCCCCCGACGGCGAGCTCGCCGTCACCGTCTCGGTGGACGTCGTCGCGTTCACGCGAGTATAG
- a CDS encoding cytochrome b, giving the protein MSTAPSATAPQKRSFTAAASVYVNERTSVAGFVKELGRKAFPDHWSFLLGEVALFSFVVVLISGTFLTFFFQASMAEVHYDGSYVPLKGVEMSVAMASTLDISFDIRGGLFVRQMHHWAALLFVAAIGLHMLRIFFTGAFRKPRELNWVIGFILFILAMAEGFTGYSLPDDLLSGNGLRIIDGMVKGIPLIGTWTSFLLFGGEFPGTQIVGRLYTLHILLLPALVVALVALHLVFVVVHKHTQYAGPGKTQQNAVGPPILPIYAAKAGGFFFIVFGVLALIASMFTINPIWNYGPYDPSPVSAGTQPDWYIGFADGALRLIPPGWEFVWLDRTWSFNIIVPLVVLGGFIVTVLIYPFIEAWVKGDKREHHIADRPRNAPTRTAIGAAGVTFYAGLWAAASSDILATHFSLTMEGVIHALQATVIIGPFIAYFIAKRVCIALQKKDREIVLHGFESGRIVKLPGGEFVEVHQPLDEYDRWRLVSFESYQPLMLRPNARGKITFGQRLRASLSRWFFEDRIAPVTRGELESSHGTHH; this is encoded by the coding sequence TTGAGCACCGCACCGTCCGCAACCGCGCCGCAGAAACGGTCGTTCACCGCGGCTGCCTCCGTCTACGTCAACGAGCGCACGAGCGTCGCCGGCTTCGTCAAGGAGCTCGGGCGTAAGGCGTTCCCCGACCACTGGTCTTTCCTGCTCGGCGAGGTCGCCCTCTTCAGCTTCGTCGTCGTGCTCATCTCGGGCACCTTCCTGACGTTCTTCTTCCAGGCCTCGATGGCCGAGGTGCACTACGACGGCTCGTACGTGCCGCTCAAGGGCGTCGAGATGTCGGTCGCCATGGCGTCGACGCTCGACATCTCCTTCGACATCCGCGGCGGGCTGTTCGTGCGCCAGATGCACCACTGGGCCGCACTGCTCTTCGTCGCGGCCATCGGTCTGCACATGCTCCGCATCTTCTTCACGGGTGCGTTCCGCAAGCCCCGCGAGTTGAACTGGGTGATCGGATTCATCCTCTTCATCCTCGCGATGGCCGAGGGCTTCACCGGGTACTCGCTTCCTGACGACCTGCTCTCCGGCAACGGCCTCCGCATCATCGACGGCATGGTCAAGGGCATCCCGCTGATCGGCACCTGGACGTCGTTCCTGCTCTTCGGCGGCGAGTTCCCCGGAACCCAGATCGTGGGTCGCCTCTACACGCTGCACATCCTGCTGCTCCCGGCACTCGTGGTCGCCCTCGTCGCGCTCCACCTCGTGTTCGTCGTCGTGCACAAGCACACGCAGTACGCCGGTCCCGGCAAGACGCAGCAGAACGCGGTCGGTCCGCCCATCCTCCCGATCTACGCCGCAAAGGCCGGCGGGTTCTTCTTCATCGTGTTCGGTGTGCTCGCGCTCATCGCGTCGATGTTCACGATCAACCCGATCTGGAACTACGGTCCGTACGACCCGTCGCCGGTCTCGGCCGGTACCCAGCCCGACTGGTACATCGGCTTCGCCGACGGCGCCCTGCGATTGATTCCGCCGGGCTGGGAGTTCGTCTGGCTCGACCGCACCTGGTCGTTCAACATCATCGTGCCCCTCGTCGTGCTCGGCGGGTTCATCGTGACGGTGTTGATCTACCCGTTCATCGAGGCATGGGTGAAGGGCGACAAGCGCGAACACCACATCGCCGACCGCCCGCGCAATGCCCCGACCCGCACGGCGATCGGCGCGGCCGGAGTCACGTTCTACGCGGGCCTCTGGGCGGCTGCGAGCTCCGACATCCTGGCCACGCACTTCTCGCTCACCATGGAGGGCGTGATCCACGCACTGCAGGCGACCGTGATCATCGGCCCGTTCATCGCGTACTTCATCGCGAAGCGCGTCTGCATCGCGCTGCAGAAGAAGGACCGCGAGATCGTGCTGCACGGCTTCGAGTCCGGACGAATCGTGAAGCTGCCCGGCGGCGAGTTCGTCGAGGTGCACCAGCCCCTCGACGAGTACGACCGTTGGAGGCTCGTGAGCTTCGAGAGCTACCAGCCGTTGATGCTGCGCCCCAATGCTCGCGGCAAGATCACCTTCGGCCAGCGGCTGCGCGCCTCGCTCTCGCGTTGGTTCTTCGAGGACCGCATCGCGCCGGTCACGCGGGGCGAACTCGAGTCCAGTCACGGCACCCACCACTGA
- a CDS encoding ubiquinol-cytochrome c reductase iron-sulfur subunit, which yields MAQDDHSGAELAAADSSHAAHDIAVSPGTAVIAADSFENPGFPPHRPRVTDENPKREQRAQRTVYTLFYLSILGSVWAIAAYMLFPIESNDVGAVRLNNMFFGLGATLALLAIGFGVVHWGKAIMADVELADERHTIGGSPETQAAAVKVFADADRESGFTRRAAIRNSLIGALLVFPLPAVVLFRGFAPQDQIPVELLSHTMWKKGTRLALDPSGVPIKAADVTIGSAVHVIPEGLQDLEHGKLEEKAKAAVLLMRLEPSELHQAPDRESWSYEGIVAYSKICTHVGCPVALYEQHTHHLLCPCHQSQFDVANHCEVIFGPAARPLPQLPIAVDDEGYLIAQSDFTEPVGPSFWERN from the coding sequence ATGGCACAGGACGACCACAGCGGCGCAGAGCTCGCCGCTGCCGACTCGTCGCACGCCGCGCACGACATTGCCGTCTCGCCGGGTACCGCGGTGATCGCCGCCGACTCGTTCGAGAATCCCGGCTTCCCGCCGCACCGACCCCGAGTCACCGACGAGAACCCCAAGCGTGAGCAGCGCGCCCAGCGCACCGTCTACACGCTCTTCTACCTGTCGATCCTCGGCAGCGTCTGGGCCATCGCCGCGTACATGCTCTTCCCGATCGAGTCCAACGACGTCGGTGCGGTTCGGCTGAACAACATGTTCTTCGGCCTCGGCGCGACGCTCGCCCTGCTCGCCATCGGCTTCGGCGTGGTGCACTGGGGCAAGGCGATCATGGCCGACGTCGAACTCGCTGACGAGCGGCACACGATCGGCGGCTCGCCCGAGACGCAGGCCGCCGCGGTAAAGGTGTTCGCCGACGCCGACCGTGAATCCGGCTTCACCCGCCGAGCAGCGATCCGCAACAGCCTCATCGGCGCCCTGCTCGTCTTCCCGCTGCCCGCTGTCGTGCTCTTCCGAGGCTTCGCCCCGCAAGATCAGATCCCGGTCGAGCTCCTCAGCCACACCATGTGGAAGAAGGGCACGCGCCTCGCGCTCGACCCGTCGGGCGTTCCCATCAAGGCTGCTGACGTCACCATCGGCAGCGCCGTGCACGTGATCCCCGAGGGTCTGCAAGACCTCGAGCACGGCAAGCTCGAAGAGAAGGCGAAGGCCGCGGTGCTGCTCATGCGCCTCGAGCCGAGCGAGCTCCACCAGGCGCCCGACCGTGAGTCGTGGTCGTACGAGGGCATCGTCGCGTACTCGAAGATCTGCACGCACGTCGGATGCCCCGTCGCGCTCTACGAGCAGCACACGCACCACCTGCTGTGCCCGTGCCACCAGTCGCAGTTCGACGTTGCGAACCACTGCGAGGTCATCTTCGGACCCGCGGCCCGCCCGTTGCCCCAGCTTCCGATCGCCGTCGACGACGAGGGATACCTCATCGCGCAGAGCGACTTCACCGAACCCGTCGGCCCGAGCTTCTGGGAGCGCAATTGA
- a CDS encoding c-type cytochrome, with product MTRQKRRTGRRHPLATVALLALGLVFTGGAYAAVSSGTTAQAEVDPKSQQTIDEGKKLFQANCATCHGLSAQGTDNGPSLIGVGAASVDFQVGTGRMPMQMQGPQAQQKPVQFTDEQVKQLAYYVASLGPGPEIPSDHLSNGGGDAANGAELFRINCAMCHNVAGAGGALTEGKFAPPLTDVSGVHIYEAMVTGPQNMPVFNDLNISPENKRDIITYLKYVQDNRSPGGIELGSLGPVAEGLFIWIFGLGAIVAITVWITAKSN from the coding sequence ATGACTCGCCAGAAGCGACGCACCGGACGCCGGCACCCGCTCGCCACCGTCGCGCTGCTCGCGCTCGGCCTCGTCTTCACCGGCGGTGCATACGCTGCGGTCAGCAGCGGCACCACCGCCCAGGCCGAAGTCGACCCGAAGTCGCAGCAGACCATCGACGAGGGCAAGAAGCTCTTCCAGGCCAACTGCGCCACGTGCCACGGCCTCTCCGCCCAGGGCACCGACAACGGCCCGAGCCTCATCGGCGTCGGAGCCGCGTCGGTCGACTTCCAGGTCGGTACCGGTCGCATGCCCATGCAGATGCAGGGTCCGCAGGCGCAGCAGAAGCCCGTGCAGTTCACCGACGAGCAGGTCAAGCAGCTCGCCTATTACGTCGCCTCCTTGGGCCCCGGCCCCGAGATCCCCAGCGACCACCTCAGCAATGGCGGCGGCGACGCGGCCAACGGCGCCGAACTCTTCCGCATCAACTGCGCGATGTGCCACAACGTGGCCGGCGCCGGCGGCGCCCTCACCGAGGGCAAGTTCGCTCCCCCGCTGACGGATGTCTCGGGCGTGCACATCTACGAAGCCATGGTCACCGGCCCGCAGAACATGCCGGTCTTCAACGACCTGAACATCTCGCCCGAGAACAAGCGCGACATCATCACGTACCTCAAGTACGTGCAAGACAACCGCTCGCCCGGCGGCATCGAACTCGGCTCCCTCGGGCCGGTCGCAGAGGGCCTGTTCATCTGGATCTTCGGTCTCGGCGCGATCGTCGCGATCACCGTGTGGATCACGGCGAAATCCAACTAG
- a CDS encoding cytochrome c oxidase subunit 3, which produces MTSTSITYQASAPLIKRPNTVAVGTIVWLGSEVMFFAGLFAIYFTLRSTSPELWAFEADRLNFPFSLTNTIILVLSSFTCQFGVFAAERLQPYATGWKPTQWGMVEWFFLTYAMGAIFVAGQVWEYATLVSEGIALDSNAYGSAFYLTTGFHGLHVTGGLLAFLFVIGRVFAVKNFGHREATSAIVVSYYWHFVDVVWIGLFLVIYVLK; this is translated from the coding sequence GTGACGAGCACCTCAATCACTTATCAGGCGAGCGCGCCCCTGATCAAACGACCGAACACCGTAGCGGTGGGTACGATCGTCTGGCTCGGCAGCGAGGTCATGTTCTTCGCGGGACTCTTCGCGATCTACTTCACGCTGCGGTCGACATCTCCGGAGCTGTGGGCATTCGAGGCCGATCGGCTGAACTTCCCGTTCTCGCTGACGAACACGATCATCCTCGTGCTCTCCTCGTTCACCTGCCAGTTCGGCGTCTTCGCCGCAGAGCGCCTGCAGCCGTACGCGACCGGCTGGAAGCCGACCCAGTGGGGCATGGTCGAGTGGTTCTTCCTCACCTACGCCATGGGAGCGATCTTCGTCGCCGGCCAGGTCTGGGAGTACGCCACGCTCGTCTCCGAGGGCATCGCGCTCGATTCCAACGCCTACGGGTCCGCGTTCTACCTGACCACCGGCTTCCACGGCCTCCACGTCACGGGCGGTCTGCTCGCCTTCCTGTTCGTCATCGGCCGCGTCTTCGCGGTCAAGAACTTCGGACACCGCGAGGCGACGAGCGCGATCGTCGTCTCGTACTACTGGCACTTCGTCGACGTCGTCTGGATCGGGCTGTTCCTCGTCATCTACGTCCTCAAGTAA
- the trpD gene encoding anthranilate phosphoribosyltransferase: MPARQNWPEILNSLLEGTDLSVSDAAWCMEQVMTGAASDAQLAAFLIALRVKGETVDEILGFRDAILDHAVPLPVDPMALDIVGTGGDRFGTVNVSTMASIVAAASGVPVIKHGNRAASSSSGASDVLAALGLDLELSADRVADVFGKAGITFAYAAAFHPGFRHAGRVRTDLGVSTVFNSLGPLVNPARPEASAVGVAQLDRVPLIVGVFQTRGATAVVFRGDDGLDELTTTGHSHMWEVSRGTVKEHDLDPRDLGIARATIDQLKGGDAQHNAAIVRDVLAGARGPVRDIVVLNAAAGLVSFELAKDPAQVQRAILDRFAEKIAVAEHTIDSGAGARKLQEWIAATKD, translated from the coding sequence ATGCCCGCACGTCAGAACTGGCCAGAGATCCTGAATTCCCTCCTCGAGGGCACCGATCTGAGCGTTTCGGATGCCGCGTGGTGCATGGAGCAGGTCATGACGGGTGCTGCCAGCGACGCGCAGCTGGCCGCCTTCCTCATCGCACTGCGGGTGAAGGGGGAGACCGTCGATGAGATCCTGGGCTTCCGCGACGCGATCCTCGATCATGCCGTGCCCTTGCCCGTCGACCCGATGGCGCTCGACATCGTCGGCACCGGCGGTGACCGGTTCGGCACCGTCAACGTCTCCACGATGGCCTCCATCGTCGCCGCGGCGTCAGGCGTGCCGGTCATCAAGCACGGCAACCGGGCGGCGAGCTCCTCGTCCGGAGCATCCGATGTGCTGGCTGCGCTCGGCCTCGATCTCGAGCTCTCAGCCGATCGCGTCGCCGATGTGTTCGGGAAGGCCGGCATCACCTTCGCGTATGCGGCCGCGTTCCATCCCGGTTTCCGTCACGCGGGCCGGGTGCGCACGGACCTCGGCGTTTCGACGGTCTTCAACTCCCTCGGGCCGCTCGTCAATCCGGCACGGCCAGAGGCCTCGGCCGTCGGCGTTGCACAACTCGACCGGGTGCCGCTCATCGTAGGGGTTTTCCAGACTCGTGGGGCGACGGCCGTCGTCTTCCGCGGCGACGACGGACTCGACGAGCTGACGACCACGGGGCACAGCCACATGTGGGAGGTCTCGCGCGGCACCGTCAAGGAGCACGACCTCGACCCCCGTGACCTCGGCATCGCGCGTGCCACGATCGACCAGCTCAAGGGCGGCGACGCCCAGCACAACGCCGCCATCGTGCGCGACGTGCTCGCGGGAGCTCGCGGCCCGGTTCGGGACATCGTGGTGCTGAACGCGGCGGCCGGACTCGTCTCCTTCGAGCTGGCGAAGGATCCGGCCCAGGTCCAGCGGGCCATCCTCGACCGGTTCGCAGAGAAGATCGCGGTCGCCGAGCACACGATCGACAGCGGCGCGGGCGCGCGCAAGCTCCAGGAGTGGATCGCGGCGACGAAGGACTGA